AGCTAGGCCTTGGCTCCATGCAATGGGGGCAATTTCTTCAACTTTGCACGTAATGGTGAAATATCCTATCCAAGGAGGGTGGGAGTATTACACGGCAGTCAgtcggtagccaggcagtgtCTGATGTCTGTAAGTGTTAGAGCAGGGCAAGGTTCAGCAACGGGGGCAACTCCGAAAGCTTTATAGCAATTAAAGAAACCTGCTTGGGGGATGGGTATCGATGTGGATGGAGATTCTGCTGAAGAACTGGACAAGATATTTATAGGAGAGGGTAAGGAGAGATATTTTCAGGTGGGATACCAATTGCCAGTATCGGAAAAGGAGGAATTAGTTAAGTTCTTAAAGGATaacatcgatgtttttgcaTAGACGACCTATGATGTCCCGGGAATTGATCCAGAGTTCATTTGTCACCATTTGACTGTTAGTCCCGACGCAGTGCCCCGTAAGCAGCCTCCTCGACGTATGTCCCAAGAGCATGCCGAGGCAGTAAAAGAGGAGGTTAATAAGTTAAAGCAAGCTGGGGCAATCAAGGAAATCTTTTATCTTGAGTGGCTTGCTAACActgttgtggttaaaaagaagaacggaaagtggagagtttgtgtcaATTTCACTGATCTAAATAAGGCATGTCCAAAGGACCCTTTCCCTATTCCGAGAATTGAttaattggtggatgcaactgttgggcatcctcggatgagtttcctagatgcttttcaaggttatcatcaGATACCTCTATCATTgagtgatcaggagaagacaacTTTTCGTGCTCCTAATGGCAATTACCATTATcgagtaatgccttttggtcttaaGAATGCAGACTCcacttatcaaagaatggtgaCTAGAATATTTGAATTGCAGTTGGGGCGTAATATGGAAGCATATATTGCTAACATGGTAATTAAAAGTAAGAGAGTAGAGGACCATTTGAGGGACTTGCAAGAAACCTTCTCAGTCCTTAGGAGGTATAAATTGCGTTTGAAtgcttccaagtgttctttCAGAGTAAGTTCGGGAAAGTTTCTTGGGTATATGATAACGtaccggggaattgaagttaatcctgaccAGATTAAGGCTATCTTGGGTTGCAtcctcctcggaatcctaagGAGGTACGGAAGCTGACTGGTATGTTTGCGACATTGAATCGGTTTATCTCGCGATCTGCGAATAGGTTTCGACCGTTTTATCACCTTTTGCATAAATGGAGAGATTTTCAATGGACGGATGAGTGTAATttggcttttgaggatttgaagCAATATTTGGCGAATCCGCCAATACTATCACGGCCGGAGAAGGAAGATGTGTTGTATGCCTATTTGGCAGTTACAGATTATGCTATAAGTCTTGTCCTAGTACGGAATGATGATGGAATTCAAAAACCGGTGTATTACATTAGTAAATCTTTGCAAGAGGCCGAGAGGCGATATTTACCTTTGGAAAAAGCTCTTCTAGCCATCGTACATGCAACaagaaagcttccccattatttttaAGCCCATACGATAGTGGTACTTACCCAATTGCCTTTGCAAGCTCTCATGAGGAAGTCAGATTACACTGGTCTCGTGGCTAAGTGGGGAACAAGGGTTGGAGCTTATGATGTTAAGTATATTCCCCGGACAGCTATTAAAGGACAGGTTCTTGCCGATTTCGTGGCTAAATTTACTGAGGGTGGCATTAGGCAGGAAGATGTTATGCTAGCCGTGATGTCTATTGGACCCGGGAGTGTCATTCTTTAGGAAGTTTATACGGATGGGGCATTTAACCGAAATGGAGCAGGGATTGGAATTGTGTTGATCACCCCTGAGAAATTAGTCATGGAAAAGTCATTACGGCTAGGGTTTgtagccactaataatgaggccgagtatgaagctctcTTGGCAGGCGCTCAAATGGTTAGGCATCTGGGAGAAGAAATAGTTGAACTCTATTGTGATTCCAGATTAGTTGTCGGACAAGTTAACAGAGAATTTGAGGCAAGagatgaaagaatgaaaaaatatctCGACCGAGTCAAAGGGGTGTTAGGCACgtttaaaagtttcaaagtaAGACAAATTCCAAGAGGGCAGAATGCTCATGCCGATTCGTTGGCCATGTTAGCCACATCCTTGGGCTCGAAGTTACCACGGACGGTGATGGTAGAGGATTTGATGACTTCTAGTCTTACTGGCATCCCGGCAGTTGGGGTTCACAACATTCACGTTGGCCTGAGCTGGATGGATCCGATTATGACCTTCTTAAAACATGGTATGTTACCCGAGGACAAAGTGGAAGCAGAGAAGGTACGGAGAAGTGCCCCCTGTTACTGGCTTTCTAGGGAGCATAAGTTGTATAAACGTTCCTACTCGGGGCCATATCTGCTCTGCGTACATCCTGAAGCTGTTGAGCCTTtattggaagaattgcatgaagaaATATGTGGAAGTCATACTGGGGGAAGATCGTTAGCCCACAGGGCCATgactcaagggtattggtggccaaatatgcaaaaGGCCTCCCAGGAGtatgcaaagaagtgtgaccaatgtcaaaggtttgcatcaaacattcatcaaccagggggagtcTTAAATCCATTATCTAGTCCATGGCCTTTTGCTAAGTGGGGCTTGGATATCGTCGGACCTTTTCCTCGGGCAACTGGTAATAGAAGGTGGCTCCTTGTCGGCACagattattttactaagtgggtggaagccAAACCATTAGCTAACATCAGGGATGCAGATGctaagaagtttatttggaaggaTATTGTAACTCGCTTTGGAGTCCCGCATACTCTGATTTTCGACAATGGACTTCAGTTTGACAGCAAGGTTTTTCGTAGGTATTGTGGAGATCTGGGAATAAGGAATGGGTATTCAACACCGGCCtaccctcaaggaaatggtcaagcTGAGGCTACAGACAAGGTCATTTTAGCGGGGTTAAAGAAGCGATTAGACGATGCTAAAGGAAGATAGGTAGAGGAGTTGCCTCATGTGTTGTGGACTTATCGTACTACCCCCCCGAAGGTCAACAAGcgagacacccttttcaatgacatATGGAATGGAGGCGGTAATGCCGTTGGAGTCAGACTTTCCCACCTTGAGATCTGATCAGTATAATGTGGAGAGCAATCATGACATGCTATGCGATAGTTTGAATACTATTGtagaaagaagagaagtagcCAGTGTGAAGATGGGCAGCTACCAACAGAAACTCAAGCAAACGTATGATAAAGGAGTGAAGTCGAGACCTTTAGTACCAGGAGATTTGGTTTTGAGAAAAGTGGTGGGGACAGCAAAGAATCCTGCCTGGGGTAAGTTAgggcctaattgggaaggaccatatagAATTATGTCTGTAGCAGGTGTGGGGGCCTATCGTTTAGAAGATTTAGATGGAAAAGTAGTTCatcgcccctggaatgtaagcAACTTACGACGTTATTACTATTAAAGGAAGAGCCTTCTTTTGAATAAGTTGTAGGCCTGTTTTGTTTGATTAGTCTGTGCTTCTTTATTGGAATAACTTATATCTAAGTGTCAAACTGATCTTAGCTCTTGtccggctcctcgggccacaagtctaagaaaaattaacaccctAAGGAAAatccaagtgttaaactgatctTTGCTCTTGtccggctcctcgggccacaagtctaagaaaaattaacaccctAAGGAAAAGCCAAGTGTTAAATTGATCTTAGTTCTTGTTTAGCTTCTCGAGTCAcaagtttaagaaaaattaacaccgtttaaaaaaaaatctggaactAAGCTTAGTCCTTAGCCAGCTTCTCGGGCCGTAAGATTGGGAGAAATTAACACTATACATAAGGCATTCCAAGTGTCAAGGTAACA
The sequence above is drawn from the Castanea sativa cultivar Marrone di Chiusa Pesio chromosome 5, ASM4071231v1 genome and encodes:
- the LOC142635206 gene encoding uncharacterized protein LOC142635206, encoding MRKSDYTGLVAKWGTRVGAYDVKYIPRTAIKGQEVYTDGAFNRNGAGIGIVLITPEKLVMEKSLRLGFVATNNEAEYEALLAGAQMVRHLGEEIVELYCDSRLVVGQVNREFEARDERMKKYLDRVKGVLGTFKSFKVRQIPRGQNAHADSLAMLATSLGSKLPRTVMVEDLMTSSLTGIPAVGVHNIHVGLSWMDPIMTFLKHGMLPEDKVEAEKVRRSAPCYWLSREHKLYKRSYSGPYLLCVHPEAVEPLLEELHEEICGSHTGGRSLAHRAMTQGYWWPNMQKASQDPWPFAKWGLDIVGPFPRATGNRRWLLVGTDYFTKWVEAKPLANIRDADAKKFIWKDIVTRFGVPHTLIFDNGLQFDSKVFRRYCGDLGIRNGYSTPAYPQGNGQAEATDKVILAGLKKRLDDAKGR